Part of the Mixophyes fleayi isolate aMixFle1 chromosome 12, aMixFle1.hap1, whole genome shotgun sequence genome is shown below.
TTTGGGTTATCTCATTATGTGATCTTCTGGGATCTCTATCTAGCTTTtttctgattgactgattgctTATTGACCCCTCCAAGCTGATAATACTTCATTAGTGCAgcattcattatattattatattaacactGTCTACGctatcattatattataatagtgTGTAAGGATACACACTCGTCACTCCTGATGTTCAAAGGAAAGCGGGGGGGTTATCCTCCAACAGTTGGGGTGGAGAGTTCTCAAGTGCAGTGGCTTTGGGTTTTTGTAGGAGGGGGGGTGGTCTTTTTTGTGCTGTGCAGGTTGTGGAGAGGATAGTCGGGCGTCCTCTTGCACCCACAGGGAGCTGGGCTGTTTGGGTGCAAACATTGAGCCGATGGTCCAGTCTTTCTAGTTTTGTGTTATTCATCCGGCTCTCTGATTCTTCGTAGGGGCCGTGAATGActcaaaaatacacaaatatctacTGTAACATAGACACATGTGTTGTGGACACAATTCCATTCTGGTGAAGAAGCATTGTAGAAACTGAACATGTTTGTACATAGAGACCCATTGTTACTAGATGCGCGCTGCATAACACATTGGTTTTGCGCTCTTAAATGGTCGATTTAGCACACTTCAAAATACTCCCGTACTTTCCTATCTCAGAAGCCGCCAATACAAACTAAAAGGTTTGTCGGGAGGTGGAAGGCCCCAAAGAAGTGCACTGCGGGTATctgatttgaaaaatatataatacattatggggggaattcaattccccccagaatagcGCCGCAATAAAtgtactaccgttattacggtaaattttaCCCGGATCTCTGCTCGCGGATcagagcaaaaagccggcattgaagttatcataataacggtaattaagtgcactattgccgtaataacggtaatagtgcacaatcCGCGTTACTGTAAGAAGTAACGCGGATTGCGCTCTtttatcaattgaatctgcccctatatatatatatataataaagattatataatattataatttaatattgtcCCATTTTCCCCTTCCCTTCGTCTTccattttatttcaatatataaaaCTTACAGTTCAAGAGAAACAACAACGGAtacgtgttttgttttttttttaatttacaattttatttttgtactcGGTTTACTGGTCATGTTGTAGTTTTGTTGAAATAAaagtcattgtttgttttttctttaagtaGCAAGTTAAGTACGTTTTAAGCATGAATCTATTTAGATGttttcctacaaatcattatcttatTTTCAAAGCCTCTATTGACAGCAGTCAAGTATAGCTGCCAGCCACACACACTCAGACTCTCAGCAGATCATGTGTTGGCAGAGGGGGAGAATTTGCAGTGCAGATAGAGCTCAAATGGGCGTCCTAAAGCCTCTTTGCTCACTCCATCATGTGCTACGTGACTGTGGTTGCCGCAGTAGTCACCTGACACTGTGGAAACGGTACAGAATAATAAATTAGTAATAGCAGCCTAAAGAAATAAATCAAGGTAAATGCCAAGCTTCTTATAGGATGCAACAGTGATTTATGAAAATTGCTGTTCATCAACGGCCCACGTCCATAGATGGAGTTGTGGAAATTGCAGTGTCAGATATACAAAGCTGTTATTAaacaagggggtgggggggggtaacTTATGTAAATAATTTTGGACTGTTTTTCATTTGTCGTTATTTTATTTGACTTTACagagtatgttatgtttatcagTGTTAAGAATTTCTGAATAAATCAAGGGAGTGGATTCTGTACTTAGTGCCAAAAGGAAGTCACACCAAGTCAAagtaaaaatgtaacaatattttattcaGCAACATGTTACCAACCACCTTGCTACAAATCATAATTATAAGATAATAACTGCATCGGACACATACAAAGAAAGAAAGACTTTGTCCAGAGAACCGGGGTTCTTGATAATGTCCCTAAAGGTAATATTCTGGATTCCTCTGTCCTACTGACTGGTAAACAAAAATCCATTAATCCTCTGCACCCCCcaagacattattactattatagctACAACAAGTTTCAGTCTCTATTCTGTATTAGTTAGTTCCCcctattacaatatatgttaaaCTGACCAGcttacgccaaagtcttccccctCTGTCCAGCCCTACTGATCATGCTGAAACTCTGATTAAATGAATGTTTATAATTAGCGCACGActgaatgggaagactttggtgtgagctggtcagcttaacatatatggCAGTATGCACAACTAAGATTCCCTGTTTTTTCATACAGAGTACAGATTGACTGTGACTGAATGAAATGATAGATTTGTGGTGATATTTTCTGGCTGTGAGTTCCCCTTGCTGTCACTTCCTCTGTGTCGCAAGCATTTGCCCAAGTTTAAAAAAACCGAAACAGAGAAGTTTTGTGACAGACAAGTTTCATAATGACAGGGAGACGGTAGGATACAGTAGGTGCTTTCATTATCTTTCCAATAAAGTATATATGAGACATCTAGAGAGATAATTTTGCATAGGTAATATCTATCACTAATAGACATTTTAAATGGAGACTTTATTTTTCAGTGTGAAATGTTGTCTGTATAACAGACGACTGTAATAATTTATGATCCCTAGAATACACCATGTCACGGGTCAAAAAAGTTAATTAAGTGCgacatataatttgttttattccACTGTACTAAGGACGAAGGttatttgtattatgatcacATTTCGGAACTTTCCAATTATGTTGCAATGCTTGTAGTTTTCAGGTAAATCCTTTTCATGTCTTTAAAGTCAAATTTGAATATCAATTACTGGATGTTAGTTGAATCTAGAAAGATAATTATTgcacactttttatttattttgttgcattttgttacactgtacagagaattgtATGACTTTTGTGTATTTGCCCAGCTTTATAATTTTATACGCTACATTACTTCTCTCAATCTACAGAGAGTGTCAagtgtaattagtggcgctatataaatagctgatgtgtAATAGTGTGTATTTAACTATACATTACCTTAATTTGCTGTaatcaatgttaaaataaaaataacaaatgtaatgaAATCAAAGACAAAATATAAGATTAATCTCTCCAGTTATAGCATTTGCAAAATTGGAACAATTTTGATATTTcctctagaaaaaaaatatatttgtcatgTTGCAGTTAAcagctccccccccctgcagtcaACTTTCCTAGCTTTGATTTGCTGACTACACATACTGCGATACCGCAGTAGGTGTGGTCCAAAAATTATCATTATTTGTCATTTTAGTACATGTAATGGGAAAATGACTACAGATGACTGCTATTGGCATTGATCTGTGGTCACCTGAAAACCAGACTAAGAGGCAACAACTATGATCCAATTGGCATCCTGTGTGTGTGGCCCGTGTGTGTCTATCTTACGGCACAAAAGCTACAAATATAACAAGATTATTGCAGCTCTACTATGTGGGGACCAGTAACAAATGTCGGCTTTTTGTCTATATAACAGCTATACTGTCCAAAACGCTTTGTTTAAACATAAATAAGAATTAAACATAGTTTACATAATAATGGCCTTGAACAGAGCTGCAGGGCaattttactttgctttttgAAAATGTCACATTTTGGATTTTGTTGTCCTTTCTAAAGAAATCTCTTAATGACAGTTATGAGTAATCAGCAGAAGTCTGCGGGTGTAATTATCATTTCCACTGCAGCTGCAGAGCTCAACGCAGTACTCAGTGATGTCTACATGAATGACTGTAATCACAGAGAGTATTCTAttctgttattatttatatagccagAAAGCTTGTAAAACAAACTGTTAGAGCAACATTAGAGAGTCTTTCTCTATGCGAGTTGTTTTTGTTAATCTCTTAATAAATAGATGCAAAATAATTGGGTCTTATTTAATTGCGTCTGAATAACTGTATTTATTTGAATCTAGAAACCTTGGACAGAATCCCCGGAAAGAACAACGTCTACACAAATCAGAAGATAAACAAAGACAAAGAGCCAATAAGAGCGGAAAAATGTCATCGATAAACCGGATCACTCCCTAGTGGATTGACATGGCGGGTCACGGCACAACATACTAGACCTATCTCATCGTTATTATAATGTCAATTAATGGAACTAATGCTAGTGATGATTGCTTGCCATTGCATGATATAGATCAATATATATTTCCTATcatttatataattgtttttgtGGTCGGAGTCCCAGCCAACCTTATATCCCTGTATGTTTCCTACCTACAGGTGGTAAAGAAGAATGAGTTAGGTATCTACCTGTTTAACTTGTCTATCTCTGACCTCCTCTATATCCTTGTATTGCCTCTTTGGATCGATTTTAGTCTGCAACATGATAACTGGCGTTTTCCCAGTTGGCTTTGCTCCCTAAGTGCCTTTCTTATGCACACAAATCTATACAGCAGTGCCGGGTTCCTGACCTGCATATCCCTGGACAGGTACCTCGCTGTGGTCTATCCTCTAAGATTCCATCACCTCCGAACAAGGAGAATGGCGACGTTCATCAGTCTGGTGCTGTGGATCATACAAATCGCATCAAACATCGTCATCTTGATAGAGAAAGAGATATTCAACAATACGAATGATTTGTTATGTTATGACAATTACCCCATGGAAGAATGGAAAtctaatttcaacatttttaatgtCGTCATCGGGCATTTCATGCCGTTGGTCATCATGGTGTTTTGCTACTACAGGATCTACTTAGCGGTGAAGAGTAATCAGGCCACGGTAGACCGAGACAAGCAGAAGATTAAACACTTACTCTTTGTCATCGTAGTGACTTTTATACTGAGCTTCACTCCCTATCACATTGTACTGTTGATTCGGAGTATAATGGAGCCAAAAAACTGCGGCTTTGCGCATAAGATATTTACCCCATACAAACTGACCTTTGCTTTATCAAGTATTAACTGTCTGGCCGACCCCTTGCTCTACTGCTTCGTGAGTGAGACCGGTAGGGCCGATGCAAAAGCTGTAATCCACTGCTGCTACCCTCAATCTGAATCGTCTGGCCACACAGAACTACAGATGTCAGCAATCTCTGAGCCGTGTAAAAAAGAAGAGTATTTATAGATTAGGAACCCTTCTAAAAATTAGGTCATCGCTTGACAAATATACTGAATTAGTGGCATTCGTCACATGTCAATATTGccatttttattgaatttgatGCAATTCTTTGGACGGTGTTGTTACGGCAATGTTGCGAAAACAAGTTGTATGTTAACCTTACATGTTTCAAAGATCATAAAATACAAGTCAGATTTAATAAAAGAGCTACTTATAACATTCctagacatgtatatatatatatatatatatatatgcgaacTGAAGACATTTGACATATGTGATCATGAGAAGAGATATTTTCCTTTTGCACAAATGTTTTCCCTGCAGAATAAATACTGTGAACTGTTGAACATCTCAAATTCTGTCAAGAAATGAAAACTTTTACAAATTGTAAATGTTACTTTGTAGAAGACAGCGTGGGTTAGATTCACTTGTGCACCATGGGCCACTGGACATCACCGCGACGTCCAGCTGGGCCCACGTCCACTTAACACGACTCTGAAATATTCGCTTAGAATTTACTTGTACCTCAGGGAGGTGTGAGCACAAATAAATGTAGATTTCATGCCTTCCATCGCTGCCAGTGTCTTTGCAAACCTTTACGGAGGTGCGTTGCGGCACATCACGCACACATTAATCCCCCCCCCTTGTGTTTTAACATTAGACTATTTTCACTTCCACGTTTTTTTTCACGGTGGAGAAATTCACACTAGTCTGAGATTCTGCTGCAGTTGTTGTATTGCAGAGGCCAAAATGACACAGTAGGTGGTAACTGGGTAATTGGGCTGAGAACTGTAATTGGTTAAATCAAAACATACAAATACAAGGTtaaacaaagtgtgaaaatgtgaaAAGTTGCAGGGAATCTGGGTGAGAATGTGGAATGTGACACTGAAGTGAAGGAGTTAAACAGGACCAGCTCCAACTGAAGCACATTTTATGTCATGGTCCTGCACATTATGGGGCTGATGCCAGGTTGCAAAATGTGCTTAAATTACTGTTAAAAAACTGCATATATGCGTATTTCTGCAGGgctgcatgagccgcatttgcaTGAACACGTTTACACTCCCCTCTGATTTTCTGCCTCTCAACTCGTACGGAGAGGCGAGTGCCAGATACGCACAAGTCTGCATTGGTGTAACGTCTGTACTTTTTGTGGGCATCTGCAGTGCAAATTTGCGCAatttacactatgcaaactggACCTATGTATGTCTAAACATAACCCACTAGTCATTATATGCAGCGAGCTGAGTAATAAGGATACTTATAATATCAATCACCTGCGTTTCATGGGATGGAAAGtgttatatatattcttgtgAATGTTACATTGTCATCATCTGGTTTTTTAAGGTTAGTGGCATTGAAAACATGATGGAGAATGTTTCTCTTATACGAAAAACAGGTCCTTCAGTTTTACAAATAAAAGCTTTATACATTTCGAGGGGATGTCACTGGATGTCCACGTTTTATATGCAACTGTTGCTTTGACCCCTAAACCTGTTATTAGCCACTTTCAGAGAACTTTGATCAGACATATGTGCAAAGATGCTCACAGTAAGGCACAGATATACTTATGTGTTTCAGACACCTATGAGTCACAGAGTACAATGTGTGTGTTAAACGGACAAATGCATTGACTATTATGCATCAAGAGTAATGGGATGTTAGTGCACAATTATAATTTTTAAGGAGTTAGTATCTGGTGGTAACTCGATTACATTCCCcctgttgtttttatatattgtactaataaatatattttcttatctttCACAGTAGTTCTGTTTGATCACTGTCAATTTTGCTCTGATTAATTTTACACCATAATCGTTGTTGACTATATGATATTTGAGAcactactatttattttaacggATCAcaatatctgctcataaatcaattttcttttttataacctTCTCTAAAGCTGGCAGAAGATTCACCCGCCTTTCTCAGTCTGCTGATGTATCTAAAACACATGACCGATATGGTGTTGCTCCTATctgataataaattaaaatattgttgttGCAATGCTGAATTGCAGATGTTAGGATATACAGTAATTTGAACAGATCTTCCATTTATATAATGCCCACTAGATGGCACTGTTGTCCTTAACTTTTGTGGATGTGTTTACAATGTAGCAGAAAGTTTAGCAAAGTCTTCAAGAGAAACTAACCATCATTTTTCTCAGTGTTGTGTACAGGACATTAAATGggaaaatattgtatatattatgatCTAAGTTTGGTAAAAGACATTTCTGTGGGAGACTATGGCAACGAGCAGGCATGAGTGGCATTCCTGCCCAAATTAATGATTCCAGCAGGGCTGTCCCCAATATGTGAACCCCCCAAAAGGTGACAGGCTTGATTGTCCAGTGTGGGCTTGATTGTCCAGACCTGGTCGTATTTAGAGTAACATTTAgcatacggggggggggggggtaagaacGATGAGAATGTTTGCAGATATGGTCACAGaatgtatataaaacattttctataaatatatttttttaaactttattagagTATGTTAGGGGTGTAACTATCAGTTACTGGGCCCAATAGATATATTTTTGGGGGCGATGGCTGATAATCTTCTCACTGCTCCGGAGACACGCCCCCTATGCTCTTCTGATAATGGTTGTTAGTATAAGATAAGAAGAACATAATTACAGTCCCTGCCTCAGGCAGCGAGATGACTGGACACATCCGCTCTTCAGGAAtaaccaaataaaaaaatgagagcattagaaaatgtttttttaaaaaacaaaacaaaactaatgCATAACTGTCACTATTTTCAGCCACAATCACAGATTTTAAGGATGTGTCCCTTGTTACAAAATGCCCCTAATTATAAATATCGATCAACTGcacaatatataacattttattttgtatatttaatgcAATTTTCTCTATCTGCTCCTAACCACTGGGCTTTATACATTAATTGATGGAAGGGGAGAATTAGAAATAAAAGGAAATGACATTATTACAAGTGCAGTACACATTATATGAAGGGGATTGTAGCATCTCAAACATGTTTACAGATATAAGTCTTTGTATTTCCCCCGATCATATCATGAACAGATTCCGTCTTATTGGATAGGAGCTAAGAACGTTTTTCTGaattataattgttttatataaactcatgaaaattaatgttaagtaaaaatatgaaaataaataatttaaaatgtagtttAACCTTATCATGATGGAATATTGAGTGAATAATGTCTACGTATGAAATAATACATGCAAAATATGGCAGGAAAAATTCCTGTAGACACCTCTAGGGGTCAGGATTGTGCCAAACATAAATTGCAACATTCTCTGATACTTCAATCTGCTTCATTTCTGTAATATATTGTTATCTAACATAAATAATAGCCGAGTTGTATCCATCTGTCTTGTTCTATATGAAATGACAGGTTGACTGAGAGGTGATTTATGACCCTGGGTGAGATGTGGAGTTGTTACTGATCACTGATAAATTTTCTGTGCCCACGGTCTCACGGGCGCAGGGTGTTACGTTGTATGAACGGCGCAGGGTGTAACATTGTATGAACTGATGTGACAAGGAATGTTATGTGGCACATCGCCCTGTTGGTTACACTGGCATATTATCGTGGCTGTAGGGGAGGACGAGAGGCTTTGGACATATTAAACAGTCCAAACTATAGACTCCTGTCTTACAGAAAATGCAAATATTTCATGTATAGTCCTGTGCAATAAGATCCAGCTACAATGTTTCATCTTTGAGTAGAGAAAGATAAAGTTAATGGATTAAGGAGAGGACAAGTGGGTCTATGTAGGATGCAGCTATAAGGCAGCACTGGACTGGGTCTAATCACCAGCCCTGGCATACTAACAGCCTAATTGTGAGTATGTGCCTCCCAAACACTCAAAACTTTCTTGTTTACTCAGCTTAATGCTGGGCACCGGGTCTGGGAGGCTGCCGAACTGATGTTAGCAGATCTGCGGGCGCCAAGGTCAGTCCACTAATGCTGTCAAGCAAAACAGCTGCTATGGAAAGTGCCAGAGCTGCCCGTTTGCCAGTCCGGCCTGTTATAGGCAGGTAACTAGGAAGAAGAGGGAGTGATATCCATTACTAGGAACCTCTGATTATCAGGCATTGCAGGGCATTGATTTAGAGCATCCCGAATCAGCGCTTAGAATTTCTGTGCTCCATAGCTGGGTATTGTGATTTTCTCTGCTTAGTGATGATGTATTGCTATTGCACCATCACTCACCTTCCACTAGGGGCGCACTGGAGCGGGAGATTTCTGCTGTCACCTCTGTAATTCTTTCCTCCTGCACAAATGTCACCGTTTTCATAGTGTCGCTCTTGATAATTTAGGCTGAAATATATCATGGCTATTATACACAACGTGAGCCAACACATTATAACACCATGATTATTATACACAACATGAGCCAACACATTATACTGTGCAGAATTCACAGTAAACATAACCTGTGAGACAGTGTTTGCAATAGTTACACTGTATATGTTGTACTGTATAATTCTCACATACAGTAGAATATGTACTTCCCTAGTTTTCACACACCTCCCAAATCGCGGCTTTCTATCGCCATTACATAAATGTTATTGGCATTTATTCTACTGCGGAAAAAAGATTGCCGTTGAATTTTGACAAGGAAAATTtaaagatgtttgtatttaattgaacTCAATTTAATtcagtttgtatttaattacttttttatggaaaatgtgactttagTATTTATTGATAACACTGTCATTAACGCTTTTCTCTCTAGtgcatatcatacttgccaactttatgatTTTGGCCTCCAGGAGTTTCCagtggagaggaggggggggggggggtgtggaggGGGCGAGGCTAGGCAAATCTTGTAATGTTTTGCCCCTGCCCCCATTGAAGTAATGATGCTTACGCTGCAGTTTAAAGTAGgggttggggccaaaatgacgccccTTCTGGAGAATCGCGTCATAGTGGCTCTAATCCAGCCCACTTCACTAGTAGAGTGGACAGAGTAGGCAGATGCGGGAGTATGTGCTacactcccaggagtccgggagacctaccaagaattcgggaggctcccggacattccgagaaaGTTGGTAAGTTTGGTGTATATAACATTTCATCACatgattatattgtgtacaaatagggtaattggatgttagcatttactactaacactgtctacGCTATCTCTATGCTATTGTGTGGCGTTAATTTACACACTCAATACACCTGACGCAAATGCTACTGTTTGTGAGCTGGTGGCATACTGAGATGTACCCGACCTAGGCACATTATGGATGCATTATCTCTGAATGAATCCCATAGTATTTAGCGGTGCTATTAGATTCCTATAATGGCCGATGGGGGTTGTAGTTTATTTCCACAGTTACTGCAGACTGAGAAGTGATGTCACTATAAGCTGCCCAAAAACTGCTTCTGAACCCCCCTCCTCTAAAAAAAGAAATCACTGCAATTTGAAAAGATACAAAGCCAAACGCATTTCACTGAtcacaatattaatgtaaaaaCCACACAGATTTCTAGAGCTTTATTgcagatattatttaaagataaaaCTAACTTTTATTCGCCTGCTGCGACCTGGGAATCCAGCACCTGACAATTACATTAACGTGTTCACATGTTACCCTCTGACCGACATGAATGAGACTCTGTAATAACCAGCATTTTAGTAACATAAtgtaaacattataataaatgaaGTCACTGGTCCTAAAGTTAGGAAGCAAGGtgctttaaatatgtaaaatgtgtcaTCTTTTCCTGCAGTGCCGCAGATGGTTGTGTAGAGTGTTTACATGGGGGGATATCTTTGTGCACCTTGGTATGCACCAGGCAGACAAACGGGTGAACTTCTTCAAACAAATTTTGCTGAGCATCCAACTTTTGGCAACTTTGTGCACAATACTTATGAACTGTCTGATAGTTACAGAGTGATATAACTGATAAATGTTCAGAGCATTTAAAAGACTTCACTTTTGCTTACTCCATTGTCCTATAGGAAGAGAGCGTTATTCTCCAAGAGGTCAGTATTTTCTTCTGTAACTCTATGTTGCAGTATGTTCCCCCGTTCATTGCTCACATGCCGTGAACTCCATTCAGCTGGAGTTTGAAAGGGAATGTAACAAGCTAAGCTATTTGCCTTAAATGTTATAATGACCCCAAAATGTTCCAATGACGTCACCTTGTTCAGTCTCACCAGGGCTCCTACTGTATGTCAGACAAATATCCGTACTGAGGACTATTTATCGGTAGCAAATTCTTTGAAGTCTGATGTTGAACGAACAAAGCTGAGCAGAGAATCGACTTAAGAATCGCAGCAGAACATTTGTCATTATGTTGATGTTTACAGCTGTGATTCTGCAGATATTTATTGTGCCACAGAACAGGTATTCTGGGTTTGGGGGCATGTAAAAGAAAAAGCCTTGCGGATATATTAAGGAAAGTAGCTGCTGTCTCTTTggattacttaattgacatttccatctgGAACACCGCAAGATTGAAAATTCCCAATTGAATTTTAAAGGGGGAAAAACCACAgatgttttgtatttaatttcatttttatttttttgttaatatttaattacattttatatgacactttcacatttattaataactatccAAACCTTATTCTCTCCTGTGTAtaggacacttcattacattattatactttgtacttttttttctttttttaaccgtGGCTTTTCGCTACGGTGCACACCTCTAAGTGAgcctcatagggcctgattcattaaggaaaggaaagcaaaaaaaaaaggagtaacattgcacctgggcaaaacaatgttgcattggaggggaggtaagtttaaaatgtgggaacagatttatagttggggtaaggcatgtccaagatcagttttaaatatcagtgtaaacataaaggtatcaagtatgtgtgtcctacataaaaaaacagacagtattttccttatgtgcaaaacaataaactaatttgcacccccttgcattgtaacatggttttgccaaggttcaaagttactcatttctttgctttactttccttggtgaatcaggcccatagagtttaGTTCTGCTAGTTGGCTGCATGTAATGGctgatgggaattgtagtttgtTTCCACAATCGCTGAAAATCCGGAATTGATATCCGCCATGCTGCCCTTCCACCACTAAAACTGCATCCTGAAAAGATACAAATTCAGATTATTGCTCCTGGGATCCACAGAAGATCCCACAAAAACTATTTATGGgggtcacaataataaaacaaaaacacagacacatttcTTAGGTAATTATtagctttattacagatattattaaAAGAAGAAATGATCTTCTTGTCATCTGTTTGATACACTCTGGGAATCCGGGACCTGGAGATAACTCTGAAGTATTTGCATATTACCCTATGACCGACATGAATGAGGCTCTAACaaccagtattttaggaaaaaatgtaTCTGTTATAATTGAATAAGGGGTGTTCCTATAGTAACAGTAACAAACACTTTGAATTCTTGTTTATATtttaagggggagattcagttgctGCCGGTGTACCGCACGGATATCACCGTGATGCCCGGATGCGCGCATTGGCAGCCATTGCGGTAGGAATCACCACTCATATATTTGCGCACCTCTATGGAGTGCGAGGAAAATTGAATGCAGAGTCCTGCCGTAGGATCAGCACAATGTGTCTATATGGATGTTCCAGAGACAACACA
Proteins encoded:
- the GPR65 gene encoding G-protein coupled receptor 65 encodes the protein MSINGTNASDDCLPLHDIDQYIFPIIYIIVFVVGVPANLISLYVSYLQVVKKNELGIYLFNLSISDLLYILVLPLWIDFSLQHDNWRFPSWLCSLSAFLMHTNLYSSAGFLTCISLDRYLAVVYPLRFHHLRTRRMATFISLVLWIIQIASNIVILIEKEIFNNTNDLLCYDNYPMEEWKSNFNIFNVVIGHFMPLVIMVFCYYRIYLAVKSNQATVDRDKQKIKHLLFVIVVTFILSFTPYHIVLLIRSIMEPKNCGFAHKIFTPYKLTFALSSINCLADPLLYCFVSETGRADAKAVIHCCYPQSESSGHTELQMSAISEPCKKEEYL